The DNA segment GTTTCTGTCACAACTTCGCCAGGGATGAGAACCGGAATCCCTGGTGGATAAGGGCAAATAAGCTCTCCGCATATTTTTCCAACACTGTCCTCTATCCCCACTTTTTTCTTATGCGCAAAAAACGCCTCTCTGGGACTCAAAATGATGTTAAACTCGCCGAATGGTGCGAGAATTAATCTTGCATCAGTAGCGACCGGCCTTTTCGAGTGTAATAAGAAAGTTGTTGAGAGAAACCTCAATCCCGAAACAAGCCTCAAGATATGCTCTCTCGTGGTTCCAAGGTTAAATATTAACGTGAAAGATGATGTCCCAACAAGTTCGTGAAATAGCTTGAAATCCCTGCACAAGATTTTGTTAGCTTCACAACCAGAAAGACCAAGATTCCACACACCGATGGTGACGCGTAAAGGGTCCATAGCAGGAAAATTTGGGAATTTTGTTTGGTCCAAGATTGAGATTCCTGGAATTTCATTAATTATCATACTCTTTGCTTCGAAAGCCAAGTCGATTGCTTCGCTGAAAGCTGTTGCACGGTTTTCTCTTAGGTGGGCTCTAGCAGCATCAAGTGAGGCTAACAACAAAACGCTTGGGCTAGTGCTTTGAAGTATTTGAAGGCACCTGCGAACTCTACTCCGGTCTATGAAACGACTAC comes from the Henckelia pumila isolate YLH828 chromosome 1, ASM3356847v2, whole genome shotgun sequence genome and includes:
- the LOC140873264 gene encoding uncharacterized protein, whose amino-acid sequence is MRPVVENAIKELEMEKRKPAAVLVVSPSYHGICSDIGAITNLCHSRDIPIIVDEAHGAHFTFNHRLPSPALSQGADLVVQSTHKVLCSLTQSSMLHASGSRFIDRSRVRRCLQILQSTSPSVLLLASLDAARAHLRENRATAFSEAIDLAFEAKSMIINEIPGISILDQTKFPNFPAMDPLRVTIGVWNLGLSGCEANKILCRDFKLFHELVGTSSFTLIFNLGTTREHILRLVSGLRFLSTTFLLHSKRPVATDARLILAPFGEFNIILSPREAFFAHKKKVGIEDSVGKICGELICPYPPGIPVLIPGEVVTETALKYLLHVKSKGATINGTDGLLSSIVVCDA